A window of the Desulfobacula toluolica Tol2 genome harbors these coding sequences:
- the fdhD gene encoding formate dehydrogenase accessory sulfurtransferase FdhD produces the protein MESNHILKKINITRIKDNKAILMKDSIIDEDILEIVINKDKTFKMVFSMTHTRALAAGFLFTQGIVHDKTDIIKLNFFKEKKQCHITLNDRAMQRLDEFKKGQSIKGSSGGTLLQGQTNILSGSREKALFITYDQVLYLIQQHWDQSELFHKTGAVHSAAVCNASKLLSYYEDIGRHNALDKLAGDILLKAMDTADKIATVSCRMSLEIIGKIIKTGIPIVISNAAPTLSAVKLADKAGLTIVGFARNNRFNIYTHENRIKKN, from the coding sequence ATGGAAAGCAACCATATTCTTAAAAAGATTAATATCACCAGAATAAAAGACAACAAAGCCATCTTGATGAAAGACAGCATCATTGACGAAGACATTCTTGAGATAGTGATCAACAAAGACAAAACATTTAAAATGGTATTTTCCATGACCCATACACGGGCTCTTGCGGCAGGATTCCTGTTTACTCAAGGCATTGTTCATGACAAAACCGACATAATTAAACTAAATTTTTTTAAAGAAAAAAAACAATGCCATATCACATTAAATGACCGGGCCATGCAACGGCTGGATGAATTTAAAAAAGGACAATCAATCAAAGGGTCATCAGGCGGAACACTATTGCAGGGCCAGACAAATATTTTGTCCGGAAGCCGGGAAAAAGCCCTGTTTATAACTTATGACCAGGTATTGTACTTGATTCAACAGCACTGGGATCAATCCGAACTGTTCCATAAAACAGGTGCGGTTCACAGTGCAGCTGTGTGCAATGCATCCAAACTCTTATCCTATTACGAAGACATTGGACGGCACAATGCTCTTGACAAACTGGCGGGAGATATTCTGTTAAAAGCAATGGATACGGCAGACAAGATTGCAACGGTCAGTTGCAGGATGTCCCTTGAAATCATCGGTAAAATCATTAAAACCGGCATACCCATTGTCATTTCCAATGCAGCCCCTACACTGTCCGCCGTTAAACTTGCTGACAAAGCCGGATTGACCATTGTCGGGTTTGCAAGAAACAACCGGTTTAATATTTATACCCATGAAAATAGAATAAAGAAAAATTAA
- a CDS encoding ABC transporter substrate-binding protein, whose translation MTDLSSLTQMFNQNKISRRQFLTGMSALGLAAAVSPAMLPGTAWASEPKRGGRFIMGCTGGSTTDSMDPGTLTSNMNYSINWQIRNSLVEIDHNFKPIPELAESWDSSPDAKVWRFKLRKGVEFHNGKTMTAEDVIFTINHHRGEKSKSVVKPYLKSVENIKADGKYEVIFELSGGSADFPFILGDHHLTICPAGTKGREWEKGIGTGGYILEKWEPGVKAFATRNPNYWKEGRAFFDEIETLSIVDTNARTNALKTGQIHYMDRVELKTASLMKRMPGINVTATTGTAHYSIPMIVDQTPYSDNNVRMALKLAVNREELLKQVLRGYGELGNDHPIAPVNQYFAKNLEQRKYDPDKAKFYMKKAGMLDHVFNLHAADAAFAGAVDAAILIKEQAKKAGLTINVVREPDDGYWSNVWTKKEWCMCYWTGRPTEDMMFSLAYASGAPWNDTHWKNKRFNNLLIDARAELDTGKRRQMYLEMQEICRNDGGTIVPMYNQMVEASSDKLAHGPIAGNMPMDGFRNTERWWFKS comes from the coding sequence ATGACGGACCTATCATCTTTAACACAGATGTTTAACCAGAACAAAATCAGCCGCAGGCAGTTCCTTACCGGCATGTCCGCACTTGGGCTTGCAGCGGCGGTTTCCCCTGCAATGCTTCCGGGTACAGCTTGGGCGTCCGAACCCAAAAGGGGTGGACGGTTTATCATGGGATGCACTGGCGGGTCCACCACGGACTCCATGGATCCCGGGACACTGACGTCCAATATGAACTATAGCATCAACTGGCAGATCAGAAACAGCCTGGTGGAAATTGACCATAATTTCAAACCCATCCCGGAACTGGCAGAGTCCTGGGATTCCTCCCCTGATGCAAAAGTGTGGCGTTTCAAACTGCGCAAAGGCGTTGAGTTTCATAACGGCAAAACCATGACGGCAGAAGATGTTATTTTTACCATCAACCACCATAGGGGCGAAAAATCAAAATCTGTTGTTAAACCCTATTTAAAGAGTGTTGAAAATATCAAAGCGGATGGAAAGTATGAAGTTATTTTTGAGCTTTCCGGGGGCAGTGCGGATTTTCCGTTTATCCTGGGAGACCATCATTTGACAATCTGCCCGGCGGGAACCAAAGGACGGGAATGGGAAAAAGGCATTGGTACGGGAGGATATATTCTGGAAAAATGGGAGCCTGGTGTCAAGGCTTTTGCAACACGCAATCCCAATTACTGGAAAGAGGGAAGAGCCTTTTTTGATGAAATAGAAACTTTGTCCATCGTTGATACTAATGCCAGGACAAATGCCTTAAAAACAGGGCAAATCCACTATATGGACCGTGTTGAACTAAAAACAGCAAGCTTGATGAAACGAATGCCCGGCATTAATGTGACGGCAACCACCGGAACGGCACACTACTCCATTCCCATGATCGTGGATCAAACCCCATACAGTGACAACAATGTCCGCATGGCATTAAAACTTGCCGTTAACCGTGAAGAATTATTAAAACAAGTCCTGCGGGGTTATGGAGAACTCGGCAATGACCATCCCATCGCACCTGTCAATCAATATTTTGCCAAAAACCTGGAACAAAGAAAATATGATCCGGACAAGGCAAAATTCTATATGAAAAAAGCAGGCATGCTTGACCATGTTTTCAATCTGCATGCTGCAGACGCCGCATTTGCCGGTGCAGTTGATGCCGCCATCCTTATCAAGGAACAGGCCAAAAAGGCAGGTCTCACCATCAATGTTGTGCGAGAGCCAGACGACGGATACTGGAGCAATGTATGGACAAAAAAAGAGTGGTGCATGTGTTACTGGACCGGTCGCCCCACGGAAGATATGATGTTCTCGCTTGCCTATGCGTCAGGAGCCCCATGGAACGATACCCACTGGAAAAACAAAAGGTTTAACAACCTTCTGATTGATGCAAGAGCAGAGCTGGACACAGGTAAACGCAGACAAATGTATCTGGAAATGCAGGAAATCTGCAGGAATGACGGCGGAACTATTGTCCCCATGTACAACCAGATGGTGGAAGCAAGTTCAGACAAACTTGCCCATGGCCCCATTGCCGGGAATATGCCAATGGATGGCTTTAGAAATACTGAACGCTGGTGGTTCAAGTCATAA
- a CDS encoding ABC transporter ATP-binding protein — translation MNNLLEIKNLYIEGFYENQWQPIVKDISLELKRGEVLGLIGESGAGKSTIGLAAMGYTRPGCRLASGSINLEGIELFDASEEDLRLIKSSKIAYVAQSAAASFNPSHRIIKQYVEAPVHHGIMSCEKAEKEAVEIYRRLFLPTPEKIGYRYPHELSGGQLQRAMVAMAMACKPNIIVFDEPTTALDVTTQIEVLAAVKEITEKMNKAALYITHDLAVVAQVAHRIMVLRNGRLVEEGETRQLIKQPNKNYTRELLNVRSLREEKIITDKMAVILDIKNVAATYTGQKNVLENIDLTVRKGRTVALVGESGSGKSTLAKVITGLLPAIQGSITFFEKKLPRELKNRKKEDLRKMQMIYQMPDTALNPRQTVRKVIGRPLKFYFGLKGKAAEDRIKELLSKIELDPDIYIDRLTTELSGGEKQRICIARALAAEPDLIICDEITSALDQLVAEGILNLLQDLQNKTNMSYLFITHDLATVKAIADKIVIMLKGKIIEQGEKKQVLSPPHHEYTDKLLASVPEMDPDWLDNLLEERASSFI, via the coding sequence ATGAACAATCTGTTAGAGATAAAGAATCTATACATTGAAGGCTTTTACGAAAACCAATGGCAACCCATTGTCAAAGACATCAGCCTTGAATTGAAAAGAGGAGAAGTGCTTGGACTTATCGGGGAATCCGGTGCCGGCAAATCCACTATAGGGCTTGCTGCCATGGGGTATACACGCCCGGGATGCAGACTGGCATCAGGATCTATTAATCTTGAAGGGATCGAATTATTTGATGCATCCGAGGAAGATTTGCGACTGATTAAATCATCCAAGATTGCCTATGTGGCACAGAGTGCTGCAGCCTCCTTTAACCCGTCACACCGTATCATAAAACAATATGTAGAAGCACCTGTTCACCATGGAATAATGAGTTGTGAAAAAGCTGAAAAAGAAGCTGTTGAAATTTATCGGCGGCTGTTCTTGCCCACACCTGAAAAAATCGGATACCGGTATCCCCACGAACTTTCAGGAGGCCAGCTCCAGAGAGCCATGGTGGCCATGGCCATGGCCTGCAAGCCAAACATCATTGTGTTTGACGAACCCACAACCGCCCTGGATGTCACCACCCAGATCGAAGTATTGGCTGCTGTCAAGGAGATCACGGAAAAAATGAACAAAGCGGCTTTGTATATCACCCATGATCTGGCTGTCGTGGCCCAGGTGGCTCACCGGATAATGGTGTTGAGGAACGGTCGGCTGGTTGAAGAGGGTGAAACCCGACAATTGATTAAACAACCCAACAAGAACTACACCAGGGAACTGTTAAATGTCAGAAGCCTGAGAGAAGAAAAAATCATTACGGATAAAATGGCTGTGATTCTGGACATCAAGAATGTGGCTGCAACCTACACAGGCCAGAAAAATGTACTTGAAAACATTGACCTGACCGTAAGAAAAGGCAGAACCGTTGCCCTGGTCGGAGAATCCGGCAGCGGCAAAAGCACTTTGGCAAAAGTTATCACAGGCCTTCTTCCCGCCATTCAGGGCAGTATAACGTTTTTTGAAAAAAAGCTTCCTCGTGAATTGAAAAACAGAAAAAAAGAAGACTTGAGAAAAATGCAGATGATCTATCAAATGCCGGATACGGCCTTAAACCCGCGACAGACCGTCAGAAAGGTTATTGGCAGGCCCCTTAAATTTTACTTTGGCCTCAAGGGTAAAGCGGCTGAAGACCGGATCAAAGAGTTGCTAAGCAAAATCGAACTTGATCCGGACATTTATATAGACCGTTTGACCACGGAACTTTCAGGCGGAGAAAAACAGCGGATCTGTATTGCCAGGGCCCTGGCAGCCGAACCGGACCTGATCATCTGCGACGAAATCACCTCAGCCCTGGATCAACTGGTGGCCGAAGGCATCCTCAACCTTTTGCAGGACCTGCAAAATAAAACAAACATGTCCTACCTGTTTATCACCCATGACCTTGCCACGGTAAAGGCCATTGCAGATAAAATTGTGATTATGCTAAAAGGGAAAATCATCGAACAAGGCGAAAAAAAACAAGTCTTGTCTCCACCCCATCATGAATACACTGACAAGCTGTTGGCATCCGTTCCTGAAATGGACCCGGACTGGCTGGACAACCTTTTAGAAGAGCGTGCCTCAAGTTTCATCTGA
- a CDS encoding ABC transporter permease, with protein MLNLLRQSPISARIGMGIVILNILVAVFAPLIAPYGETSVVGDVWETFSGKFYLGTDHIGRDLFTRMIYGARNTIALAFITTMLSFLLGSFSGFIAAVKGGWTDQALSRTVDIVMAFPTLIFALMILSVLGSSIPTLIFTIAILDSTRVYRLSRAVAMDIEVMEFVEAARLRGEGLWWIIRHEILPNAMPPLIAEFGLRFCFIFLFIACLSFLGLGLQPPLADWGGMVRENAGAITFGIFVPLIPAGAIALLTVGVNLIVDWFLHLSSGLHD; from the coding sequence GTGTTAAACTTATTACGACAGTCCCCTATTTCCGCCCGGATCGGTATGGGGATCGTTATTTTGAATATCCTGGTTGCTGTTTTTGCACCATTGATCGCACCCTATGGGGAAACCAGCGTGGTCGGAGATGTGTGGGAAACTTTTTCCGGCAAATTTTATCTGGGCACCGACCATATTGGAAGGGATCTGTTTACACGGATGATCTATGGTGCAAGAAATACCATTGCCCTTGCGTTTATCACCACTATGCTGTCATTTCTGCTTGGCTCGTTTTCAGGCTTTATTGCCGCTGTTAAAGGCGGGTGGACTGACCAGGCATTAAGCCGGACAGTTGACATTGTCATGGCATTTCCAACCCTTATTTTTGCCTTGATGATTTTATCTGTGCTGGGATCATCCATCCCCACCTTGATTTTTACCATCGCCATCCTGGACTCCACGCGAGTGTATCGATTATCCAGGGCTGTGGCCATGGACATTGAAGTAATGGAATTTGTAGAAGCCGCCCGCTTGAGAGGAGAGGGTCTCTGGTGGATCATACGACATGAAATCCTGCCCAATGCCATGCCGCCGCTGATTGCGGAATTCGGCCTGCGGTTTTGTTTTATATTTCTCTTTATTGCCTGTTTAAGTTTTCTTGGACTGGGCCTGCAGCCGCCCCTGGCAGACTGGGGAGGAATGGTCAGAGAAAACGCCGGGGCTATTACATTTGGCATTTTTGTACCCTTAATCCCGGCCGGGGCAATTGCTTTGTTAACAGTGGGCGTCAATTTAATTGTTGACTGGTTTTTACATTTATCCAGCGGGCTGCACGATTAG
- a CDS encoding ABC transporter permease translates to MKNVLILISKRLGASLATIFIISVIIFIGVEMLPGDVAETVLGQSATPETVTAFRTQLKLDLPPHIRYGAWLKDFIHGDFGKSLANGRPVSELIGWRFANTLFLALTTAVIAVPLAIFLGMLAAFYRNTFFDKLISITTLSFISFPEFFIAYILISILSVKLNIFPSLAMIDQDMGFTSKIYAILLPSLTLTCVVTAHMMRQTRAAIINVLASAYIEMARIKGIKRLRIIVHHAFPNSLSPVINVIAVNLAYLIVGVVIVEVVFVYPGLGQLLVDSVAKRDLPVVQASGLIFSIAYIFLNLAADILSMLSNPKLRQSSI, encoded by the coding sequence ATGAAAAATGTTTTAATTTTAATTTCCAAACGTCTTGGCGCAAGCCTGGCAACCATATTTATCATCTCTGTTATCATCTTTATCGGCGTGGAAATGCTGCCCGGTGACGTGGCCGAGACCGTCCTGGGACAATCTGCCACGCCAGAGACGGTAACGGCGTTTCGAACTCAACTCAAATTGGATTTACCCCCCCATATTCGGTATGGGGCATGGCTGAAAGATTTTATCCATGGGGACTTTGGCAAATCCCTTGCCAATGGCAGACCTGTCTCCGAATTAATCGGGTGGCGGTTTGCCAACACACTGTTTTTGGCCTTAACCACTGCCGTAATTGCAGTTCCCCTGGCAATTTTTCTGGGCATGCTTGCGGCATTTTACAGGAATACTTTTTTTGACAAGCTGATCTCGATCACCACACTTTCATTTATCTCTTTTCCTGAATTTTTTATCGCCTATATACTGATCAGTATTCTGTCGGTAAAATTAAATATTTTTCCCAGCCTGGCAATGATTGACCAAGACATGGGATTTACCAGCAAAATATATGCAATTTTGCTGCCGTCCCTTACACTCACCTGTGTGGTAACTGCACACATGATGCGACAGACAAGGGCAGCCATTATCAATGTGCTGGCCAGTGCCTATATTGAAATGGCCCGAATAAAAGGGATAAAACGGTTGAGAATCATTGTACACCACGCATTTCCCAATTCTCTGTCCCCGGTGATCAATGTGATTGCCGTCAACCTGGCCTACCTGATTGTCGGTGTGGTTATTGTCGAAGTCGTGTTTGTCTATCCCGGACTGGGTCAGCTTTTGGTTGATTCGGTTGCCAAGCGGGATCTGCCCGTAGTCCAGGCATCAGGATTGATTTTTTCCATTGCCTATATTTTTCTAAACCTTGCAGCAGACATCCTGTCCATGCTTTCCAACCCAAAACTGAGACAATCCAGTATTTAA
- a CDS encoding KamA family radical SAM protein, translated as MKYQSYTLKNLHQIKLLNDLPDEIVDSIKVVGQVLPFKSNNYVLEELINWNNFEKDPLFTLTFPRKEMLKPNDYKIVKQCLNQKELATAVSLIRAGLNPHPAEQMEKNVPIFNGIPLNGIQHKYRETMLAFPSKGQLCHAFCSFCFRWPQFSGIKEKKFALKNADLMIGYLKEHPEITDVLFTGGDPMIMHAKAFEIFIDAIIKSGIKTVKTIRIGSKTLSFWPYRYLTDSDSDELLDLFKKVTDAGFHLSFMAHICHENEMSTDAFKEAVKAIRDTGTIIRTQSPVMQHINDNSENWSNMWRKQVSLGMIPYYMFVARNTGSHRYFSIPILKAYDIFRKAYMKVSGVARTVRGPIMSASPGKIGIDGIVDTDKGKVISLSFIQGRNPEWVKRPFFAKYDEKAVWLDDLKPAFGKSNFFFNEHDVLLKN; from the coding sequence ATGAAATATCAAAGCTATACACTAAAAAATTTACATCAAATCAAACTGCTGAATGATCTTCCTGATGAAATAGTTGACTCGATCAAGGTTGTTGGACAGGTATTACCTTTTAAAAGTAATAATTATGTTCTTGAAGAGTTAATAAACTGGAATAATTTTGAAAAAGATCCTTTGTTCACCCTTACATTTCCAAGAAAAGAAATGCTAAAGCCCAATGATTATAAAATCGTAAAGCAATGTTTGAACCAGAAAGAACTTGCCACAGCTGTTAGTTTGATTCGCGCCGGATTAAATCCTCATCCTGCTGAACAAATGGAAAAAAATGTCCCGATATTTAATGGAATACCTTTGAATGGCATTCAACATAAATATCGCGAAACAATGCTTGCATTTCCCTCTAAGGGGCAATTGTGCCATGCTTTTTGTTCTTTTTGTTTCAGGTGGCCGCAATTTTCCGGGATAAAAGAGAAAAAATTTGCTTTGAAAAATGCGGATTTAATGATTGGGTATCTAAAAGAGCATCCTGAAATAACAGATGTGCTTTTTACAGGTGGTGATCCCATGATAATGCATGCAAAAGCATTTGAGATTTTTATTGACGCAATAATTAAGTCCGGTATCAAAACAGTAAAAACGATACGCATTGGCTCCAAAACATTGTCTTTCTGGCCTTATCGCTATCTGACAGATTCCGATAGCGATGAACTTCTTGATTTGTTCAAAAAAGTTACGGATGCAGGGTTTCATTTGTCATTTATGGCCCATATTTGTCATGAAAACGAAATGTCTACGGATGCTTTTAAAGAAGCTGTGAAAGCTATCAGAGACACAGGAACAATTATAAGGACTCAGTCACCGGTTATGCAGCATATAAACGATAATTCCGAAAATTGGAGCAATATGTGGAGAAAACAGGTAAGTCTGGGTATGATTCCATATTATATGTTCGTTGCAAGGAATACAGGATCTCATCGTTACTTTTCAATACCAATCTTAAAAGCCTATGATATTTTCAGGAAAGCTTATATGAAAGTAAGTGGTGTTGCAAGAACAGTGCGAGGACCCATTATGTCTGCATCCCCAGGGAAAATTGGAATTGATGGAATTGTTGATACAGATAAAGGTAAGGTTATTTCATTAAGTTTTATCCAGGGAAGAAATCCTGAATGGGTCAAGCGCCCCTTTTTTGCAAAATACGATGAAAAAGCTGTATGGCTTGATGATTTAAAGCCTGCATTTGGAAAATCAAACTTTTTTTTTAATGAGCATGATGTTTTATTAAAAAACTAA
- a CDS encoding glutamine synthetase family protein: protein MQNITEFKKEISDVDTLQLFTTDLNGRPVTLQVNTENIESLIRTGVGFDGSSVPGYGTVDDSDKILIPLPETFKKIEFSEENLGFLIGEISEGYGKRSPLDPRALLERVVKQAEDEFGLYFMTAPEHEFFLLNNDEFGKDIHTDNAGYFHSDPRDKGELIRKEIVTVLKKCGIQFEKMHHEVTPSQHEINLSCLDPIKTADRTILFSYITKRIASERNLHATFMPKPFNGFNRNALHFHISAQDIDGNPKFYDKNANYFLSKTAHQFIGGILKYARETSIIMAATFNSYKAYVVGKEAPIVRSWGIKNRSSMIRVPYAAGPEDTRVEIRSPDPSGNIYLQLATLIGIGLQGIREKLDCGDPDIGSTYKTNNASSLLDSSFLPRNMFEALIEAEKSQILKKILGDTLYTQYMSLKINEWENYRTFVTPREHKMNLHI from the coding sequence ATGCAAAACATAACAGAGTTTAAAAAAGAAATTAGTGATGTCGATACATTGCAGCTTTTCACAACAGATCTGAATGGTCGACCAGTGACGCTACAAGTGAACACTGAGAATATTGAATCATTGATTAGAACTGGGGTTGGTTTCGATGGAAGTTCAGTTCCAGGTTATGGAACTGTGGATGATAGCGATAAAATATTAATTCCTTTGCCTGAAACTTTTAAGAAAATTGAATTTTCAGAGGAAAACTTAGGTTTCTTGATAGGTGAAATAAGTGAAGGATATGGCAAAAGGTCTCCATTGGATCCCAGGGCACTTTTGGAAAGAGTTGTTAAACAGGCAGAAGATGAATTCGGCCTTTATTTTATGACCGCACCCGAGCATGAATTTTTTTTGCTGAACAATGATGAGTTTGGTAAAGATATACATACGGATAATGCCGGTTATTTCCATTCAGATCCGCGAGATAAGGGTGAACTTATACGAAAAGAGATCGTAACAGTATTGAAAAAGTGTGGTATTCAGTTTGAAAAAATGCATCATGAAGTCACTCCTTCTCAACATGAGATCAATCTGTCTTGTCTTGATCCCATCAAAACAGCAGATAGAACTATACTTTTTTCATATATCACCAAAAGAATTGCCAGTGAGAGAAATTTACATGCTACATTTATGCCAAAACCATTTAATGGGTTTAATCGAAACGCCCTCCATTTCCATATCTCTGCCCAGGATATTGACGGTAATCCAAAGTTTTATGATAAAAATGCAAACTATTTTTTGAGTAAAACTGCACATCAATTTATCGGTGGCATCTTAAAATATGCAAGAGAGACATCTATTATAATGGCTGCAACTTTTAATTCGTATAAAGCTTATGTTGTTGGAAAAGAGGCTCCTATTGTTCGCAGTTGGGGCATTAAAAACCGAAGCTCAATGATTAGGGTTCCATACGCTGCAGGCCCGGAGGATACAAGGGTTGAAATCCGTTCTCCAGATCCTTCAGGCAATATTTATCTTCAGCTTGCAACCCTTATAGGCATAGGTCTTCAAGGAATCAGAGAGAAACTTGATTGTGGTGATCCGGATATTGGCAGTACTTATAAAACAAATAATGCTTCCAGTCTATTAGACAGCAGTTTTTTACCCCGAAACATGTTTGAAGCTTTAATTGAAGCTGAAAAAAGTCAAATTTTAAAAAAGATTTTAGGGGATACTCTTTACACTCAGTACATGTCGTTAAAGATTAATGAGTGGGAAAATTATCGAACTTTTGTAACACCGCGTGAACATAAAATGAATTTGCATATATAA